A region from the Oryzias latipes chromosome 20, ASM223467v1 genome encodes:
- the LOC101160271 gene encoding leucine-rich repeat-containing protein 14, which translates to MVHCLVSLCAREVVRSHSSSPSWLVWVPRELYRPLLEAAFASGRPLAVGELAQWWPERTLRVGGPKTKGSFSPNRLCVQALLLAVVRGLSDQRCALQVLDLCGLHGDEGTGDSMGGWSLTVAACTMVVQAKAGVKRTQKKDGDRERKRISALEREMDLKRERAQKNGTTKPNSDDASNRGVTGFSGFTSEQDLTKGVRRRMEMERKKGTTETGLDSKVDKKEDNCDVLAHVRADLFVNARSWERVRVALTTSGPLKLQCRYLRVEEISVSSIRTLLSLLPRIGLLGVDIRYTSLGVAGLAELLPLLSSFPSLNSLRLHYCNLDFRRDQFEQEDTLRDLSQGLACLQELRRLSLTALRLPGQLRVLLSSLPQPLEILELPYLSLSPSDLAYLSCSHHASALQQLDLSENRLEDSTLPSIRRLLSQASSSLQHLSLSGCGLTDSLLGLLLPSFGCCRALKSLALALNPLSMAGLLDLVQMAVRLPNLRQLLYPNPLEDYQPGLPDLPSSAQLLDWPLDESTDINMTSSQLNRVLLDSGRTDLLLTCDLLNYDKDLVV; encoded by the exons ATGGTGCATTGTTTGGTGAGCCTTTGTGCCAGAGAGGTGGTCAGAAGCCACAGCTCCTCTCCCAGTTGGCTCGTATGGGTTCCCAGAGAGCTGTACCGACCACTGTTAGAGGCCGCCTTCGCCAGCGGCAGACCGCTGGCTGTCGGTGAGCTGGCGCAGTGGTGGCCCGAACGCACGCTGCGTGTTGGAGGACCAAAGACAAAGGGGAGCTTTTCACCTAATCGCCTCTGCGTTCAGGCCCTGCTGCTTGCAGTGGTCAGAGGTCTGAGTGACCAAAG GTGTGCTCTGCAAGTCCTGGACCTGTGCGGACTTCATGGGGATGAGGGAACAGGGGACTCGATGGGAGGCTGGTCTCTGACTGTAGCTGCCTGCACCATGGTCGTTCAGGCCAAAGCTGGAGTTAAGAGGACACAGAAGAAGGACGGAGACCGAGAAAGAAAACGAATCTCCGCTCTCGAAAGAGAAATGGACTTAAAAAGAGAGCGGGCACAAAAGAACGGTACTACGAAACCAAACAGCGATGATGCAAGTAACAGAGGGGTGACTGGATTTTCAGGTTTTACGAGTGAACAGGATTTAACGAAAGGAGTCAGGAGAAGAATGGAGATGGAGAGGAAAAAAGGGACTACTGAGACAGGTTTAGATAGTAAAGTTGACAAAAAAGAGGACAATTGTGATGTGTTGGCGCATGTGCGAGCAGACCTTTTTGTCAACGCCCGATCTTGGGAACGTGTTCGTGTGGCCCTGACCACATCGGGGCCCCTAAAGCTCCAGTGCAGATACCTCCGTGTGGAGGAGATTTCAGTGTCGAGCATCAGGACCCTCttgagcctcctgccccgcatTGGTCTTCTGGGTGTCGACATTCGCTACACCAGCCTTGGAGTGGCGGGGTTGGCTGAACTTCTTCCGCTTCTCTCTTCCTTTCCTTCGCTGAACTCCCTGCGTCTACATTACTGTAACCTAGACTTTAGAAGAGATCAGTTTGAGCAAGAAGATACTTTGAGGGACCTTTCACAGGGGCTGGCGTGCTTGCAGGAGCTGCGAAGGCTCAGTCTGACTGCTTTGCGGCTGCCTGGACAGCTGCGTGTTTTACTCAG CTCTTTGCCTCAACCTCTTGAGATTCTGGAGTTGCCTTATTTGAGCCTCAGTCCATCTGACTTGGCCTACCTGTCCTGCAGCCATCATGCCTCTGCGCTGCAGCAGCTGGATTTGAGTGAGAACCGTCTGGAAGACAGCACCCTGCCCTCGATTCGAAGGCTCCTCTCCCAGGCCTCCAGCAGCCTGCAGCATCTGTCTCTAAGTGGTTGTGGTCTGACCGACAGTCTGCTTGGACTCTTGCTGCCTTCCTTCGGGTGCTGTCGAGCTCTCAAGAGCTTGGCTTTGGCCCTAAACCCACTGTCCATGGCAGGCCTTCTAGACCTGGTGCAGATGGCAGTGAGACTCCCTAACTTACGCCAGTTACTCTACCCAAACCCCCTGGAGGACTACCAACCAGGGCTCCCTGATCTGCCGTCTAGCGCTCAGTTACTGGACTGGCCTCTGGATGAAAGCACAGACATCAACATGACCAGCAGCCAGCTGAACAGGGTGCTATTGGACAGCGGGCGCACCGACCTGCTTCTCACCTGCGACCTCCTTAATTACGATAAAGACTTGGTAGTCTAA